The segment CGCTTGCGCCATGGCTTTCCATAACGCCGCGGCACGGTACATGTATTCGCTGGGACGGGAAGGAGTGCTGCCCGGCGTCTTTGGCAAGACCCATGCGAAGCACGGGTCCCCGCACGTCGCGTCGTTTGTCCAGACAGGCATTGCAATCACGTGGATCCTTGGGTTCTTCTTCTTGAATCAGGACCCCTACGCGGATCTGTTTACCATTCTGGCTGTCCTCGGGACCTTCTCGCTCCTGATTGTGCAGACCCTCACCATGGCCGCCGTGTTCAACTACTTCCGACACCATCACCCGGAAGAAAAGATGTGGCGCACCAAGATCGCTCCGATACTTGGTGGAGCGGGAATGGTGTGTGTTGTCATCATGATGATCACGAACCTGGATACCGCTGCCGGGCCTGCGGCCTCGACCTTGCTCTTCAAGCTCATCCCTTACATCACCGTCGGGCTCTTCGTCGTGGGTGCAGGCCAGGCCCTTTACCTGCGGAAAACCAACCCGGTCAAGTACGAAACCATCGGCCACGTTGCCCTCGCTGACGACCACGGCCTGGTCCTGGATGAAGAAGACGTCACGCATCTTAGCCCGGTCGAGCTCGGTGTCGCCAAGGCCCTTCAGGAGACCCGCGGGAAGCTCACCCTGAGCGATGAACTCGAACTCGAACGCGAACTCGAACGGGAGGACGACCTGCGCTAGAGAAACAGCCGGTCCCCGGTGCGGCCCGCAACCGCACCGGGAACCGAACCCCTACCCAACCCTCAATCCGGCAGTGAGTGGGTGATCCGCATATTACGGTCCCCGTAATTACCGAACCCGCCACTACCCTTAGCATTCCCGGGCCGTCTGCGATAGCCGCTGTCATGTTTCCGAATGTTTCCAACATGTTAACTGCAGTGGGAAAACGTGGTCCGGAATTTCTCAGTGAAATCTTTATGAATGACTCGCCTAAATGAATTCACTGCCGTAGTTTTGCTACGTGAAAGGAAGCGGTGACCGGCATCACATCGGCAGGGCTCGGAGCAGAGCCCGGTCGACGCTCTAGAAGAGGATGCCGGATTTGCGGAGGGTCCCCCTCCGGCCCCACCTGGGTTTCCCGGGGGGATCTTCAGCACAGCCACATTTGCACCAAGGATGAGCGCTTCTAACAAAGACGGACATTCCTGAGAATCCACGGACATTTGTGCCTATTGCCCCCTACGGGAATACATGCGTATGACGCGGGGCGGTGTTTGATGACGCCCGGGCCTTGGGGATCCTCATCCTGAACAGGACCAATCAAGGAGATAATCATGACTATCAGCAGTGAAGCTCAAGCCGTTGTTGGGACGGCGCATCCGTTGGATCCGTTGTCGCGGGTGGAGATTTCCCGTGCGGTTTCGATTTTGAAGGAGGGCCCGGCTGCGGGGGAGTCGTTCCGTTTTATCAGTGTTGAGTTGCGTGAGCCGTCCAAGGCGGATTTGCGTAATGGTGTGCAGGTGGCGCGTGAGGCGGACGCGGTTCTGGTGGACCGGGCTCAGGGGCGTGCGTTCGAGGCGGTCGTGAGTCTTGAGACGGGCACGGTGGATGCGTGGAGGCAGCTTGCTGCCGGTGTTCAGCCGCCGTTCATGGTGGATGAGTTCGCCGAGGGTGAGGAGAGTTGCCGGAAGAATCCCGAGGTTCAGGCTGCTTTGGCCAAGCGCGGGATCACGGATATGTCCTTGGTGTGTTTCGAGCCGTGGTCCGTGGGTTATTTCGGTGAGGATGATGAGGGCCGGCGTTTGATGCGTGCCCTGGTTTTTGTTCGGGACGAGGCGGACGATAGCCCGTACGCGCACCCGATCGAGAATTTCATTGTGATCGTGGACTTGAATTCCGGGGAGGTCGTCAAGCTTGAGGATGACCAGGCGATCCCGGTTCCGGCCGCTTCGGGTAATTACCTGCCCAAGTACGTCGGTCCGGCCCGTACGGACCTCAAACCCATTGAGATCACCCAGCCCGAGGGTGCGTCGTTCACGGTGACGGGTAATCATGTGCAGTGGGCTGATTGGTCTTTCCGGGTTGGTTTCACCCCGCGTGAGGGTCTGGTCCTGCACCAGCTCAAGTTCCGGGATCAGGGTGTTGAGCGTCCGGTGATCAACCGGGCTTCGTTGTCGGAAATGGTTGTTCCTTATGGTGATACGGCCCCGGTGCAGGCGAAGAAGAACGCGTTTGATTCCGGTGAGTACAACATCGGTAACATGGCCAACTCCCTGACGTTGGGTTGTGACTGCCTGGGTGAGATCAAGTACTTCGATGGTCATAGCGTGGACAGCCTCGGTAACCCGTGGACGATCGAGAACGCGATCTGCATGCATGAGGAAGACGATTCCATTTTGTGGAAGCACTTCGATTTCCGTGAGGGCACCACCGAGACCCGGCGCAGCCGGAAGCTGGTGATTTCCTTCATTGCTACGGTCGCGAACTATGAGTACGCGTTCTACTGGCACCTTTTCCTTGACGGGAGCATCGAGTTCCTGGTCAAGGCCACCGGTATTCTTTCCACTGCCGGGCAGAAGCCTGGTGAGAAGAGCCCGTACGGTCAGTCCCTGAACAACGATGGCCTGTACGCCCCGATCCACCAGCACATGTTCAACGTCCGGATGGACTTCGAGCTTGATGGTCTGAAGAACGCCGTTTACGAAGTGGACATGGAAATCCCCCGGAGAACCCCACCCATACCGCGTTCATGGCCGTGGATCGTTTGCTGGAGACCGAGAAAGCCGCGATCCGTAAGACCGATTCGGGCAAGCACCGGTTCTGGAAGGTCGTCAACCACGAGAGCAGGAACATCGTGGATGAACCGGTCGCGTACCGGTTGATCCCCACCGATGGTATCCAGCTCGCGGCCGGGGACGAGTCCTACGTCTCCAAACGTGCCCAGTTCGCCCGGAACAACCTCTGGGTCACCGCTTACGACCGGACCGAGCGCTTCGCCGCCGGGGAGTTCCCGAACCAGTCCACCGGCGCCGATGACGGCCTGCACGTCTGGACCGAAAAGGACCGGAACATCGTGGACCAGGACCTCGTGGTCTGGTACACCTTCGGCATGCACCACGTCGTCCGTCTCGAAGACTGGCCCGTCATGCCCCGCCAGAACATCGGCTTCATGCTCGAACCCCACGGCTTCTTCAACCAAAACCCCACCCTGAACCTCCCCACCGAAACCCGGGGCACCAACGGCGGGCACTGCAGCACAGGAAACGAACAATAAAGGCAAGCAAGCAATAACCGTGGTCCCCGGTGCCGTCCGCATCCGCACCGGGGACCACACCCCTTTTTCCACCCCGATCTTCAGTCCCCGGTGCTGTCCACATCCGCACCGGGGACTGAACCCATACCCCACCCAAACCCAGCAGCGAGAGCGTGATCCGCGTGTTCAACATCCCCGCAATTACCTGGACCCTCACCGCCGCCCTGCTCCTGGGCGGAAGCTACCACGCCCTGCAAGCGGCACGGTCCCGCCAACACACGGACCGGGTCAACAACATCCTCCACGCCCTCATGAACATCCTGATGGCCGCCATGCTCTGGAACCTCGCCCCCACCACCATGCTGGCCCAGATCGCCGTCCTGGCCGCCGCAGCCCTCTGGTTCGCCATACAAGCCGTCGCCCGGCCCGAATTCAAAACACTCTGCACCACCGCCCAAGGCCAGCTCAAATGCGCCTACCACGCCCTCACCATGGCCGGCGCAGCCCTCATGATCGCCATGATGAGCCAAGGAACCACCCCCGCCCCGGGAACCACCCCCGCACAGACAATGACAATGCCCATGCCAGCCACCCACCACACCATGACAGCAACGCCCCACAGCCCGGCAACCCCAACACTCGATCACTCACCGGCACTGGCGATCCTCCCGGCAACATTCTTCACAGCCGCAGCAGTAATATTCCTCATCCTCCTACTGCGTGCCCGACGACAAAAAACCACCCACCACCCCAAAACAACCCCACCACCCCACACCCGCACAAACCACGGACTCGAAGCCCTCGGCGCCACCACCATGGCCCTCATGTTCGCCACCATGTCCGCATGATCTCCCGACCATGGAGCCGTGCCCCTAGAGCTACAAGAAGGAGTCCCCGATGCACATCGGACTGATCGGCCTTGGAAAAATGGGTTTCAACATGCGCGAAAGGCTGCGCAAGGGTGGAGTGGGAGTTACCGGCTACGACCGCAACTCGGAGGTCACCGATGTAGCCTCGATCGACAGACTCCTGGACAAAGTGCCCGCGCCCCGGATTATCTGGGTCATGGTCCCTGCCGGTAGCACCGCCAGCGCTGTCATTACCGAGCTTGGTGAAAAACTTGAGCCCGGCGACCTCGTGATCGACGGCGGCAACTCCCGGTTCACTGAGGACCAGAAGCACAGTGAACTGCTGACGGCCAAGGGGATCCGCTTCGTGGACTGCGGTGTGTCCGGTGGAGTCTGGGGCCTACAGAACGGCTACGGCCTGATGGTCGGGGGCGAAGCTGCGGACATCGAACGCGCCCTTCCGATCTTTGATGCGCTGCGCCCGGATGGTGAGCGGGCGGACAGCTTCGTCCATGTTGGCGGAGTCGGGGCAGGCCATTACGCCAAAATGGTGCATAACGGCATCGAGTATGGCCTCATGCAAGCCTACGCCGAGGGCTACCAGCTGCTCGCCTCCAAAGACATCATCACTGAGGTGTTCGGCACCTTCCGTGCCTGGCAAAAGGGGACTGTGGTGCGGTCCTGGCTTCTCGACTTGATG is part of the Arthrobacter methylotrophus genome and harbors:
- a CDS encoding DUF5134 domain-containing protein, whose amino-acid sequence is MFNIPAITWTLTAALLLGGSYHALQAARSRQHTDRVNNILHALMNILMAAMLWNLAPTTMLAQIAVLAAAALWFAIQAVARPEFKTLCTTAQGQLKCAYHALTMAGAALMIAMMSQGTTPAPGTTPAQTMTMPMPATHHTMTATPHSPATPTLDHSPALAILPATFFTAAAVIFLILLLRARRQKTTHHPKTTPPPHTRTNHGLEALGATTMALMFATMSA
- the gnd gene encoding phosphogluconate dehydrogenase (NAD(+)-dependent, decarboxylating), encoding MHIGLIGLGKMGFNMRERLRKGGVGVTGYDRNSEVTDVASIDRLLDKVPAPRIIWVMVPAGSTASAVITELGEKLEPGDLVIDGGNSRFTEDQKHSELLTAKGIRFVDCGVSGGVWGLQNGYGLMVGGEAADIERALPIFDALRPDGERADSFVHVGGVGAGHYAKMVHNGIEYGLMQAYAEGYQLLASKDIITEVFGTFRAWQKGTVVRSWLLDLMVRALEEDPGLQNIDDYVEDSGEGRWTVEEAIANAIPAPAITASLFARFASREDSSPAMKMVSALRHQFGGHAIRPAE